From Leopardus geoffroyi isolate Oge1 chromosome B4, O.geoffroyi_Oge1_pat1.0, whole genome shotgun sequence, a single genomic window includes:
- the LOC123590915 gene encoding LOW QUALITY PROTEIN: cationic amino acid transporter 3-like (The sequence of the model RefSeq protein was modified relative to this genomic sequence to represent the inferred CDS: deleted 1 base in 1 codon), whose product MLGQALFRFGQKLLCRHQLEHLVTEDVPCRRLDTLDLVALGVCSTVGAVIYVIAGEVARDKAGPSIVICFLVAGLTSVLTGLCYAEFGARVPHSGSAYLYSYVTIGELWAFITGWNLIFSYVAGTAIVVFAWSLAFDNLFGNQISQTLHENILLHVPQVLAEILGFCVVALVLLLIGLLTLRARESGLFTKVVTLVSLLVLSFVIISGFIKGDLHNWKLTEEDYVKAGLNDTSSLGPLGTGGFVPFGLNGILHGAATCLYAFIGFDNIVTRVEEVQNPQRSIPMGIVISLFISTLMYFGVSSALTLMVPYYQLQPGTPLPEVFHHIGWAPAYYVVAFGFFCSLSASLLGYMFPIRQLIYMMAKDGLLFSVFTRIQTGTYIPIMATVIFGIIAAVMAFFFGLTDLLDFMSIGTRLAYSLVAFCVLILRYQPEVKKGGNEADMQDESGPVEEKLTLQGLLFPGSFPTPTPLSGRVVYVCSSLLALLLTLLCLVLAQWPVLHSGTAVWISLVVLLLVLITGITGVIWRQPQSSSPLPFKVPALPLLPLLSVFVNVYLMMRMTAGTWAPIGFWMLIGFAIYFSYGIQYSLVAESHLS is encoded by the exons ATGCTGGGTCAGGCACTTTTCAGATTTGGTCAAAAGCTGCTATGCAGACATCAGCTGGAACATTTGGTGACTGAGGATGTCCCATGCAGAAGACTGGACACTCTGGATTTAGTGGCCCTGGGTGTGTGCTCTACAGTGGGTGCAGTTATATATGTCATAGCTGGTGAAGTGGCTAGAGATAAAGCCGGACCATCCATTGTGATCTGCTTTTTGGTGGCCGGCCTAACTTCTGTGCTGACGGGGCTGTGCTATGCAGAGTTTGGTGCCCGTGTTCCCCATTCTGGCTCTGCATATCTCTACAGCTATGTCACTATAGGTGAACTCTGGGCTTTCATCACTGGCTGGAACCTCATCTTTTCCTATGTTgctggtacagccattgtggtCTTTGCCTGGAGCTTAGCTTTTGACAACCTGTTTGGGAACCAGATCTCTCAGACCCTGCATGAAAACATCTTACTGCATGTTCCCCAGGTCCTTGCAGAAATTCTAGGCTTCTGTGTTGTGGCCCTTGTGTTGTTGCTCATCGGATTGCTGACTCTGAGGGCTAGAGAGTCAGGACTGTTTACCAAAGTAGTCACATTGGTGAGCCTTTTAGTCCTCAGTTTTGTCATCATCTCTGGTTTCATTAAGGGGGACCTGCACAACTGGAAGCTCACAGAAGAGGACTACGTAAAGGCTGGACTCAATGACACCTCAAGCTTGGGGCCTCTGGGCACTGGAGGATTTGTGCCTTTTGGCCTCAATGGGATTCTCCATGGAGCAGCTACCTGTCTGTATGCATTTATAGGTTTTGACAACATTGTTACCAGAGTTGAAGAAGTCCAGAACCCCCAGCGTTCCATCCCTATGGGCAttgtgatttcactgttcatCAGCACTTTGATGTATTTTGGTGTCTCTTCAGCACTTACACTTATGGTTCCTTACTACCAGCTTCAACCTGGGACCCCCTTGCCTGAGGTATTTCACCATATTGGCTGGGCCCCTGCCTACTATGTTGTAGCTTTTGGATTTTTCTGTAGTCTTTCTGCCAGCCTCTTGGGCTATATGTTCCCCATACGTCAGCTGATATACATGATGGCAAAGGATGGCCTCCTGTTCTCTGTCTTTACCAGGATCCAAACTGGCACATACATCCCCATAATGGCCACTGTGATCTTTGGCATTATCGCAGCAGTCATGGCATTCTTCTTTGGACTCACTGATCTTCTGGACTTCATGTCAATTGGGACACGGCTAGCTTACTCCCTGGTGGCTTTTTGTGTTCTCATCCTCAGGTATCAGCCTGAGGtgaagaaagggggaaatgaaGCAGACATGCAGGATGAGAGTGGGCCTGTAGAAGAGAAGCTGACTCTACAGGGACTACTTTTTCCAGGCAGCttt cccacccccactccactctCTGGCCGGGTTGTCTATGTTTGCTCCTCACTGCTTGCTCTGCTGCTTACTCTTCTTTGCCTGGTGCTGGCCCAGTGGCCAGTTCTGCATTCTGGAACTGCAGTGTGGATTTCATTGGTTGTGCTGCTCCTGGTGCTCATCACTGGGATCACTGGGGTCATCTGGAGACAGCCGCAGAGCTCCAGTCCCCTTCCCTTTAaggtccctgctctgcctctcctcccactaCTGAGTGTCTTTGTGAATGTTTACCTTATGATGCGGATGACAGCTGGCACCTGGGCCCCAATTGGTTTCTGGATGTTGATTGGGTTTGCTATCTACTTTAGCTATGGGATCCAATACAGCCTGGTTGCTGAATCCCACTTAAGTTAG